In the Chryseobacterium sp. MYb264 genome, one interval contains:
- a CDS encoding DUF3078 domain-containing protein: MKKFLFILSLTLGIFASAQVVVIDTGSVKIDTIKHWSVLGKQSVMINQAAFSNWVGGGANNVGWLAAIDYNITYENDKDLWENIILLNYGQNDTKGIGVRKTQDVINISTNYGRKISKSWYLSAGAGFQSQFAVGYEDGNNPLAKKLSNFMAPGYLNLGLGITYRPNDNININLRPTNARWTFVLDKDLQTAGSYGLKADGDTSLLQFGFLGTASYKLKIMDNVNMTNTASVFSNYLDHPERLVLAYGMVLNLKVNRFISSNITVDVLYDHNQIQKTQLKQTLGVGLAYTLNNGVKRSERKDSQWWLKK, from the coding sequence ATGAAGAAGTTTTTATTCATTCTTTCCCTTACGTTAGGGATTTTTGCCAGTGCTCAGGTGGTGGTTATTGATACCGGATCTGTAAAAATTGATACAATAAAACATTGGTCGGTATTGGGAAAACAATCCGTAATGATTAATCAGGCTGCATTCTCAAACTGGGTTGGTGGTGGTGCCAATAATGTAGGTTGGCTTGCTGCAATTGATTATAATATTACATATGAGAATGATAAAGATCTCTGGGAAAATATTATTCTTCTTAATTACGGACAGAATGATACAAAGGGAATAGGTGTCAGAAAAACCCAGGATGTTATCAACATTTCTACCAATTATGGTCGGAAGATCTCCAAAAGCTGGTATCTTTCTGCCGGAGCTGGCTTCCAGTCGCAGTTTGCAGTCGGATATGAGGACGGAAACAATCCTTTAGCGAAAAAATTGTCGAATTTTATGGCTCCGGGATATCTGAATCTCGGTCTCGGTATCACTTACCGGCCAAATGATAATATTAATATCAATCTTCGTCCTACCAATGCCAGATGGACGTTTGTGCTGGATAAAGATCTTCAGACCGCAGGAAGCTATGGTTTAAAGGCTGATGGAGATACTTCGCTATTGCAGTTCGGTTTTCTGGGGACGGCTTCCTATAAATTAAAGATTATGGATAATGTAAACATGACAAATACGGCTTCTGTTTTCTCTAATTATCTGGATCATCCCGAAAGGCTGGTATTAGCGTACGGAATGGTTCTGAATTTGAAGGTTAACCGATTTATTTCTTCCAATATTACAGTCGATGTTCTTTATGACCATAATCAGATCCAGAAAACGCAGCTTAAACAAACGCTTGGAGTTGGTTTAGCTTATACTTTGAATAACGGTGTAAAACGATCTGAAAGAAAAGACAGCCAGTGGTGGTTGAAAAAGTAA
- the dprA gene encoding DNA-processing protein DprA — MYSEEHLYSIALRECNLVGDINFIKLIHTFKSAKEAWLYAKKEYPKADGIGRKTVSDIGNPDHLKFAEKELEFCEKNNILIHLRHLKNLPGLIHECDDAPVILYQKGNFDRSLTTVSIVGTRNMTSYGKKFIQDFFQETRHSRYISISGLALGADQEVHEQSIHFQIPTAGVLAHGFQMIYPSRNKKLSENIIEQGGALFTEFNSSQKPGRENFIQRNRIVAGFSPATIIVETAFGGGSISTATFANNYNRDVFALPGKITDKYSQGCNHLIFQNKATTISTLKNLVDSLGFNKPADKIEELFPESETNLLLTENQNLIYRIIADHPRISLDDLADKISLPSHKILSIILELELLGKVKSFSGRQFMII, encoded by the coding sequence ATGTATTCCGAAGAACATCTTTATTCCATCGCATTGCGTGAATGCAATCTGGTTGGTGATATTAATTTCATCAAACTTATCCATACGTTTAAAAGCGCTAAAGAAGCATGGCTTTATGCTAAAAAAGAGTATCCAAAAGCAGACGGCATCGGCAGAAAAACAGTTTCCGACATTGGAAACCCGGATCATTTGAAATTTGCAGAAAAAGAATTAGAATTTTGCGAAAAGAATAATATCCTGATTCATCTTAGACACCTGAAAAACCTTCCGGGTCTTATCCATGAATGTGATGATGCTCCCGTAATCCTTTACCAAAAAGGGAACTTCGACCGTTCCTTAACAACAGTAAGCATCGTTGGCACACGAAATATGACCTCCTACGGGAAGAAATTTATCCAGGATTTTTTTCAGGAAACCCGGCATTCCAGATATATATCCATCAGCGGTCTTGCCTTGGGAGCGGACCAGGAGGTTCATGAGCAGTCTATTCACTTTCAGATTCCTACAGCAGGAGTTTTAGCTCACGGATTTCAGATGATTTATCCTTCCCGAAACAAAAAGCTATCGGAAAATATCATTGAACAGGGAGGAGCACTCTTCACTGAATTTAATTCTTCCCAAAAGCCGGGCAGAGAAAATTTTATCCAAAGAAACAGAATCGTTGCCGGTTTTTCTCCTGCTACCATCATTGTGGAAACAGCATTTGGGGGAGGCTCTATCAGCACGGCCACATTCGCCAACAATTACAACAGGGATGTTTTTGCGCTTCCCGGAAAAATTACGGATAAATACAGTCAAGGATGTAATCACCTCATTTTTCAGAACAAAGCAACAACCATTTCAACCCTTAAAAATCTCGTGGATTCATTAGGATTTAATAAGCCTGCAGACAAAATAGAAGAATTATTCCCTGAAAGTGAAACCAATCTTTTGCTTACTGAAAATCAAAATCTTATATACCGTATAATTGCCGACCACCCACGTATCAGCCTGGACGACCTGGCGGATAAAATTTCCCTTCCTTCTCATAAAATTCTATCAATAATTTTAGAGTTAGAACTTTTAGGGAAAGTAAAATCATTTTCCGGGAGGCAATTTATGATAATTTGA
- a CDS encoding HesB/IscA family protein: MIKVSDHAKVKAIQLMTEDGFNAAEDYIRVGVKSGGCSGLEYVLGFDNKKSDTDQVFEDNEIKIVVDKKSILYLAGTTLEYSGGLNGKGFVFNNPNASRTCGCGESFSL; encoded by the coding sequence ATGATAAAAGTATCAGATCATGCAAAAGTAAAGGCAATCCAACTGATGACGGAGGATGGCTTCAACGCTGCTGAAGACTATATAAGAGTGGGAGTAAAAAGCGGAGGATGCTCCGGATTAGAATATGTTTTGGGATTTGACAATAAGAAATCTGATACAGATCAGGTTTTTGAAGATAACGAGATCAAAATTGTTGTAGATAAAAAATCCATTCTTTATTTAGCAGGAACCACTCTTGAATATTCAGGAGGTTTGAACGGAAAAGGATTTGTTTTTAACAATCCGAACGCATCCAGAACTTGCGGGTGTGGAGAATCTTTTAGCTTGTAA
- a CDS encoding S8 family serine peptidase, with protein MNYKSFFLLLALKGSLLLSQKVKVGIWERFDVNSLPKNSVYTNTKESINAKDDDGNGYVDDIHGIGFNEFEKLVPETFVANEGNQDDYDHGTAIASVILQQNPNVELYGAGFVYTTERLEKSGLLQLSVEERIKQLPQELERMDQFIGQSIDYFSKNKIQLVNISFGQTLEGIIEKNPNFGKNLEEQTQNSQKWLNSFKSSLEKNFKEHPEITFVVACGNDGKNIETSQDVPANIVLPNVIVVGGLDKDLKQRADFSNEGKNIDLYAPSEDIAVTMALNKKETVSGVSVAAPYITGKLSKLIVKNKISKQNVKKILEKENSGY; from the coding sequence ATGAATTATAAAAGCTTTTTCTTATTATTAGCTCTGAAAGGCAGCTTACTTTTATCACAAAAGGTAAAAGTAGGAATTTGGGAAAGGTTTGATGTGAATTCGCTTCCGAAAAACAGTGTTTATACGAACACAAAAGAAAGCATCAATGCTAAAGATGATGATGGAAACGGTTATGTAGACGATATTCACGGAATTGGCTTTAATGAGTTTGAAAAATTGGTTCCGGAAACATTTGTGGCCAACGAAGGAAATCAGGACGATTACGATCATGGAACGGCAATCGCCTCAGTGATCCTTCAACAAAACCCAAATGTTGAATTGTACGGAGCAGGGTTTGTTTATACAACGGAAAGACTTGAAAAATCAGGTTTGTTACAGCTTTCTGTTGAAGAAAGGATAAAGCAGCTGCCACAGGAATTGGAAAGAATGGATCAGTTTATCGGGCAGTCGATTGATTATTTTAGTAAAAATAAGATCCAGCTTGTGAACATAAGTTTTGGGCAGACTCTTGAAGGAATTATAGAAAAGAATCCTAATTTTGGAAAAAATCTGGAAGAACAAACTCAGAATTCCCAAAAGTGGCTTAATAGTTTTAAAAGCTCTTTAGAAAAGAATTTTAAGGAACATCCCGAAATAACGTTTGTTGTAGCTTGCGGAAATGACGGGAAAAATATAGAAACATCTCAGGATGTGCCTGCCAATATTGTACTGCCCAACGTAATTGTGGTTGGTGGTCTTGATAAAGATCTGAAACAGAGAGCAGACTTTTCCAATGAAGGAAAAAACATAGATCTCTATGCTCCTTCTGAGGATATTGCCGTAACAATGGCTCTTAATAAAAAAGAAACAGTTTCCGGCGTGTCCGTGGCTGCGCCATACATTACAGGAAAGCTTTCAAAACTTATTGTAAAAAATAAGATCAGTAAACAGAATGTGAAGAAGATCCTGGAAAAGGAAAATTCAGGTTATTAA
- a CDS encoding rhomboid family intramembrane serine protease, with protein sequence MIKNIISKRAVIYPLFMLAAMWFGYFLQTMGFFSSCFGAIIPLVPEGLLGVVTSPLLHGNIDHIIGNSIPIGALMFLLYQFYPMVANKVFILGWLATGLLVWMLPPIDIMTGQYMYTCTIGASGVVYVLAFFLFFSGVFRWNMKLLTISLLVVLYYGSLVWGMLPEELFYNLQEPSKISWQAHLSGAVVGSIIAFMFKNVGDRKKKYIWEFPHYYSEKDDKLWQEYKENHPEDFLELPYKKRDDIWDHLEELRKK encoded by the coding sequence ATGATTAAAAATATAATCTCCAAAAGAGCAGTCATCTACCCATTATTCATGCTGGCAGCAATGTGGTTCGGATATTTTCTGCAAACCATGGGCTTTTTCAGCAGCTGTTTCGGAGCCATTATTCCATTGGTTCCTGAAGGGTTGCTGGGCGTGGTGACTTCTCCGCTTTTACATGGAAATATAGATCATATTATAGGAAATTCCATTCCCATTGGAGCGTTAATGTTTCTGCTTTACCAGTTTTATCCTATGGTAGCGAACAAAGTATTTATCCTCGGATGGCTGGCCACGGGGCTTCTGGTATGGATGCTCCCTCCTATCGATATCATGACCGGACAATATATGTATACTTGCACCATAGGAGCAAGCGGCGTGGTGTATGTTCTTGCATTTTTTCTTTTTTTCAGCGGAGTTTTCAGGTGGAATATGAAGCTTCTCACCATTTCACTGCTTGTTGTTCTTTATTACGGAAGCCTTGTTTGGGGAATGCTGCCTGAAGAACTTTTCTATAATCTGCAGGAGCCAAGTAAGATTTCCTGGCAGGCACACCTCTCTGGCGCAGTTGTCGGAAGTATTATTGCCTTTATGTTTAAGAATGTGGGAGATCGAAAGAAAAAATACATTTGGGAATTTCCACATTATTACAGTGAAAAAGACGATAAACTATGGCAGGAATATAAAGAAAATCATCCCGAAGATTTCCTGGAACTCCCTTATAAAAAAAGAGATGATATTTGGGATCATTTGGAAGAATTAAGGAAAAAGTAA
- the gdhA gene encoding NADP-specific glutamate dehydrogenase, translated as MEQYNIDQKIQEFIAKIEAKNPNEPEFLQAVKEVAVTVIPFIMNKKEYTGMKLLERMAEAERIIIFRVPWVDDKGEIQVNRGFRIQMNSAIGPYKGGIRFHPTVNLSVLKFLAFEQVFKNSLTTLPMGGGKGGSDFDPQGKSDMEVMRFCQAFMTELCKHIGPETDVPAGDIGVGAREIGYLFGQYKKIRNEFTGVLTGKGLAYGGSLIRPEATGYGVVYFAEQMLKTIGQTFKDKTVTVSGFGNVAWGVIKKVSELGGKVVTLSGPDGYIYDKDGIDGEKIDYLLELRASGNNRAEDYAKKYPSAEFHAGKRPWEVKCDVAIPSATQNELDLEDAKILVENGCLCVTEAANMPSTLDAINYFLDNKVLFSPGKASNAGGVATSGLEMTQNSIRLNWTSEEVDARLKEIMIGIHKACRDYGKEEDGYVNYVKGANIAGFVKVAEAMLAQGVV; from the coding sequence ATGGAACAATATAATATTGACCAGAAAATACAAGAGTTTATTGCAAAAATAGAGGCAAAAAACCCGAACGAACCGGAATTTTTACAGGCCGTAAAAGAAGTTGCCGTTACCGTAATTCCGTTCATCATGAATAAGAAAGAATATACTGGCATGAAGCTTCTTGAAAGAATGGCTGAAGCGGAGAGAATTATCATTTTCAGAGTTCCATGGGTTGACGATAAGGGAGAAATTCAGGTAAACAGAGGGTTCAGAATTCAAATGAACTCTGCTATCGGACCTTACAAAGGAGGGATTCGTTTCCATCCGACTGTAAACCTTTCGGTTCTGAAATTCCTGGCATTCGAACAGGTATTTAAAAACTCATTAACTACTCTCCCAATGGGTGGTGGTAAGGGAGGTTCAGACTTCGATCCGCAAGGCAAATCTGATATGGAAGTGATGCGTTTCTGCCAGGCGTTCATGACAGAGCTGTGCAAGCATATTGGTCCTGAAACGGATGTTCCTGCGGGAGATATCGGTGTGGGAGCAAGAGAGATCGGATATTTATTCGGTCAATATAAGAAAATAAGAAATGAATTTACCGGAGTTCTTACCGGAAAAGGATTGGCATATGGAGGTTCATTAATTCGTCCTGAAGCTACCGGTTACGGAGTTGTTTACTTCGCGGAGCAGATGCTTAAGACCATCGGACAAACCTTCAAAGATAAAACAGTAACGGTTTCAGGTTTCGGAAATGTAGCCTGGGGGGTTATTAAGAAGGTATCTGAGCTTGGCGGTAAGGTGGTGACGCTTTCCGGACCGGATGGGTATATTTATGATAAAGACGGAATCGATGGTGAAAAAATTGATTATTTATTAGAGCTTAGAGCTTCCGGAAATAACAGAGCCGAAGACTATGCTAAAAAATATCCGTCTGCAGAATTCCATGCAGGAAAACGCCCTTGGGAAGTGAAGTGTGACGTAGCCATTCCTTCGGCTACTCAAAACGAACTTGATCTTGAAGATGCTAAAATCCTTGTGGAAAACGGATGTCTTTGTGTAACTGAAGCAGCCAATATGCCTTCCACTTTAGATGCCATCAACTACTTCCTTGACAATAAAGTATTATTCTCTCCCGGAAAAGCATCTAACGCAGGTGGTGTTGCCACTTCAGGTCTCGAAATGACACAAAACTCGATCCGTCTAAACTGGACGTCTGAGGAAGTTGACGCAAGACTGAAAGAGATCATGATCGGAATCCACAAAGCATGTAGAGACTACGGAAAAGAGGAAGATGGCTATGTAAACTACGTAAAAGGTGCTAATATCGCCGGATTCGTAAAGGTTGCAGAAGCTATGTTAGCTCAAGGAGTCGTATAA
- a CDS encoding four helix bundle protein, whose product MAVEFEKFEVYQLAINLTKNVFNLLSQDKYKKEFELSNQIKRAVLSISNNIAEGSEYNNNAQFIRFLKYSKGSCGEVRNMLHLCSILYEEDTQDLINDCKLVSRQLSKFIDYLSKTDVRKRN is encoded by the coding sequence ATGGCTGTTGAATTCGAAAAATTTGAAGTTTATCAATTAGCCATTAATCTTACTAAGAATGTTTTTAATCTTTTAAGTCAAGATAAATACAAGAAAGAATTTGAATTGAGTAACCAAATAAAAAGAGCGGTTTTATCAATTTCAAACAATATTGCAGAAGGGAGCGAGTATAACAACAATGCACAATTCATTAGATTTTTAAAATATTCTAAAGGCAGTTGTGGCGAAGTAAGAAATATGTTACATCTTTGCTCAATCCTATATGAAGAGGACACACAAGATTTAATTAATGATTGCAAATTGGTTTCAAGACAATTATCAAAATTTATTGATTATCTCTCTAAAACAGATGTTAGAAAACGAAACTAA
- the uraH gene encoding hydroxyisourate hydrolase, producing MKKFLLVFFGVLCLGLSAQEKGTYQLSSHILDISQGHPAGQVGVSLEKFNENTKKWVPMGKKYTDSNGRIGDFLPYAQGDQNNGTYKLIFETGDYYKAQKVESFYPSIEIIFQVKNKEHYHVPISLSPFGYSTYRGS from the coding sequence ATGAAAAAATTTTTATTAGTATTTTTTGGTGTTTTATGCCTTGGGCTTTCAGCTCAGGAAAAAGGTACTTATCAGCTTTCAAGCCATATTCTTGACATCTCGCAGGGGCACCCAGCAGGACAGGTGGGAGTATCGCTGGAAAAGTTTAACGAAAACACCAAAAAGTGGGTTCCCATGGGCAAGAAGTATACAGACAGCAACGGGAGAATTGGCGATTTTCTGCCTTATGCTCAGGGAGATCAGAATAACGGAACTTATAAACTGATCTTTGAAACCGGAGATTATTATAAAGCTCAAAAAGTAGAGAGTTTCTATCCGAGTATTGAAATTATATTTCAGGTAAAGAACAAAGAGCATTATCATGTGCCTATTTCTTTATCACCATTTGGATATTCTACTTATAGAGGAAGTTAG
- the sufC gene encoding Fe-S cluster assembly ATPase SufC: MLEIKNLHAKIEDGAEILKGINLEIKPGEVHAIMGPNGAGKSTLSSVIAGKEDYEVTDGEIIFRGEDIIEDAPEDRAHKGIFLSFQYPVEIPGVSVTNFIKAAMNENRKANGLGEMPAKEMLALIREKSEQLGIKKDFLSRSLNEGFSGGEKKRNEIFQMMMLDPKLAILDETDSGLDIDALRIVADGVNAFKNEGNAVLLITHYQRLLNYIQPDFVHVLANGKIIKTGDKSLALELEEKGYDWLLN, encoded by the coding sequence ATGTTAGAGATAAAAAACTTGCACGCCAAAATTGAAGACGGCGCAGAAATTTTAAAAGGAATCAATCTAGAAATAAAACCGGGTGAAGTTCATGCGATCATGGGGCCGAACGGAGCCGGAAAATCTACACTTTCTTCGGTAATCGCGGGGAAAGAAGATTATGAAGTAACTGACGGAGAAATCATTTTCAGAGGTGAAGATATCATCGAAGATGCTCCTGAAGACAGAGCTCACAAAGGTATTTTCTTATCTTTTCAGTATCCGGTAGAAATTCCGGGGGTTTCTGTAACCAACTTTATCAAAGCTGCGATGAACGAAAACAGAAAAGCAAACGGATTAGGTGAAATGCCTGCAAAAGAAATGTTGGCTTTAATTCGTGAAAAATCTGAGCAATTGGGTATTAAAAAAGATTTCCTTTCAAGATCATTGAATGAAGGTTTTTCAGGAGGTGAAAAGAAAAGAAACGAGATCTTCCAGATGATGATGCTTGATCCTAAATTGGCTATTCTCGATGAAACCGATTCAGGATTAGATATTGATGCTCTAAGAATCGTTGCAGACGGTGTAAACGCATTTAAAAATGAAGGTAATGCAGTTCTTCTGATTACTCACTATCAAAGATTGCTTAATTATATTCAACCGGACTTCGTTCACGTTTTAGCAAACGGAAAAATCATCAAAACAGGTGATAAATCTCTTGCTCTTGAATTGGAAGAAAAAGGGTACGACTGGCTTTTAAATTAA
- the sufB gene encoding Fe-S cluster assembly protein SufB yields MSKYTEDDLRVDLENKKYEFGWETKIDYEDFPTGLNEDIVRAISTKKEEPEWMTEWRLESFRIWLKMVEPEWANIKYEKPDFQAIKYYAAPKAKPELESLDEVDPELLATFEKLGINIEEQKRLSGVAVDIVIDSVSVKTTFQDTLMEKGIIFCSISEAIKNHPDLVRKYLGKVVPRGDNFYSALNSAVFSDGSFCYIPKGVKCPMELSTYFRINQAGTGQFERTLVIADEGSYVSYLEGCTAPSRDENQLHAAVVELIAMDNAEIKYSTVQNWYPGNEEGKGGVFNFVTKRGLCEKNAKISWTQVETGSAVTWKYPSCILKGDNSIGEFYSIAVTNNHQYADTGTKMIHIGKNTKSTIISKGISAGKSQNSYRGLVKVMPTAKGARNFSQCDSLLMGNECGAHTFPYIEIKDPSAQLEHEATTSKIGEDQIFYCNQRGIDTERAIALIVNGFSKEVLNKLPMEFAIEAQKLLEISLEGSVG; encoded by the coding sequence ATGTCAAAGTACACTGAAGACGATTTACGCGTCGACTTAGAAAATAAAAAATATGAATTCGGCTGGGAGACGAAAATCGATTATGAAGATTTCCCGACGGGTTTAAACGAAGACATCGTCCGCGCGATTTCTACTAAAAAAGAAGAGCCGGAATGGATGACAGAATGGCGTTTGGAATCTTTCAGAATCTGGTTGAAAATGGTGGAGCCGGAATGGGCGAATATTAAGTACGAAAAACCGGATTTCCAGGCCATTAAATATTATGCTGCACCAAAAGCAAAACCTGAGCTTGAAAGTTTAGACGAAGTAGATCCTGAATTATTGGCGACTTTCGAAAAATTAGGAATCAATATCGAAGAACAAAAAAGACTTTCAGGAGTTGCGGTAGATATCGTAATTGACTCAGTTTCTGTAAAAACAACTTTTCAGGATACATTGATGGAAAAAGGAATTATTTTCTGTTCTATCTCTGAAGCGATTAAAAACCACCCTGATTTGGTAAGAAAATATCTTGGAAAAGTAGTTCCGAGAGGAGATAATTTTTATTCAGCATTGAATTCCGCAGTTTTCTCTGACGGAAGTTTCTGCTATATTCCAAAAGGAGTAAAATGCCCGATGGAATTATCTACATATTTCCGTATTAATCAAGCAGGTACAGGTCAGTTTGAAAGAACACTTGTGATTGCAGATGAAGGAAGTTATGTATCTTACTTAGAAGGTTGTACAGCACCATCAAGAGACGAAAATCAGCTTCACGCGGCTGTTGTTGAGCTAATCGCAATGGATAATGCTGAAATTAAATATTCAACTGTACAAAACTGGTATCCAGGGAATGAAGAAGGAAAAGGTGGAGTTTTCAATTTCGTAACGAAAAGAGGACTTTGCGAAAAGAATGCAAAAATCTCTTGGACTCAGGTTGAAACTGGTTCTGCTGTAACTTGGAAATACCCTTCTTGTATTTTGAAAGGTGATAATTCAATCGGTGAGTTTTACTCTATCGCAGTGACCAACAATCACCAATATGCTGATACAGGAACAAAGATGATCCATATCGGTAAGAATACAAAATCTACGATTATTTCTAAAGGTATTTCTGCAGGAAAATCTCAGAATTCATACCGAGGTTTGGTTAAAGTAATGCCAACAGCAAAAGGAGCGAGAAACTTTTCTCAGTGCGACTCTCTATTGATGGGTAACGAATGCGGTGCCCATACTTTCCCCTATATAGAGATCAAAGATCCTTCTGCCCAGCTGGAGCATGAGGCTACGACTTCAAAAATCGGTGAAGACCAGATTTTCTACTGTAACCAAAGAGGAATCGACACAGAAAGAGCAATTGCTTTGATCGTAAATGGTTTCAGTAAAGAGGTTTTAAATAAATTACCAATGGAGTTCGCCATTGAAGCTCAAAAATTGCTTGAGATTTCTCTGGAAGGATCCGTAGGGTAA
- the sufD gene encoding Fe-S cluster assembly protein SufD, which yields MALQQQIIENHSEFLESLRHRFLDDGRKAALQRFENLGFPTKKDEEYKYTNLKEITEKGYNFFPKESHNITKEQLDELHLGEENFDWITFVNGKLRKELSKVSIENVEFLSFNYALNDEKHKDVFDKYFNTIAADQSAFTNLNQAYCKYGFFLKVPKNVVIEKPIHIFYISQNQEENTFYNTRNLLIVEEGAKVEIIESHHNFDNTYVLTNSVTEIFTYPNAKADWHKLQNDNDTSYLIDNTFAKQEKDSLTTVNTFSFGGKLVRNNLDFIQNGSNINSFMNGITIIGKDQLVDHHTAVHHNQPNCESYQNYKGIFSGKSHGVFNGKVFVDKIAQKTNAYQQNNNVLLSEGATIDTKPQLEIFADDVKCSHGCTVGQLNEDALFYLRARGISKKEAQALLLYAFANDAMQNIDIEPLKEKISKLLAEKLEVDIEF from the coding sequence ATGGCATTACAACAACAGATTATTGAAAATCACAGTGAATTTTTGGAGAGCCTTCGTCACAGATTTCTGGATGACGGTAGAAAAGCAGCTCTTCAAAGATTTGAAAATCTTGGTTTTCCTACGAAAAAAGACGAAGAATACAAATATACCAACCTAAAGGAAATTACTGAAAAAGGATACAACTTTTTCCCAAAGGAAAGTCATAACATCACCAAAGAACAATTGGATGAATTACATTTGGGAGAAGAAAATTTTGACTGGATTACTTTCGTAAACGGTAAACTTCGTAAAGAGTTATCAAAAGTTTCGATTGAAAATGTTGAGTTTCTTTCATTTAATTATGCATTGAATGATGAGAAGCATAAAGATGTTTTCGATAAATATTTCAACACAATTGCTGCGGATCAGTCAGCTTTCACCAATTTAAATCAGGCTTACTGCAAGTATGGTTTCTTTTTGAAAGTGCCTAAAAATGTTGTCATTGAAAAGCCCATCCATATCTTCTATATTTCTCAAAATCAGGAAGAAAACACTTTCTACAACACGAGAAATTTATTAATCGTAGAAGAAGGTGCAAAAGTGGAAATCATTGAAAGTCACCACAATTTTGACAATACATACGTGTTGACCAATTCTGTGACGGAAATTTTCACTTATCCGAATGCAAAAGCAGATTGGCATAAATTGCAAAACGATAACGATACTTCTTATTTAATTGATAATACTTTCGCAAAGCAGGAAAAAGATAGTTTAACGACTGTAAATACATTCTCTTTCGGAGGTAAATTGGTAAGAAATAACCTGGATTTCATTCAAAACGGATCGAATATCAATTCATTCATGAACGGAATCACGATTATCGGGAAAGACCAGCTGGTAGATCACCACACGGCGGTTCACCACAATCAGCCGAATTGTGAAAGCTATCAGAACTACAAAGGTATTTTCAGCGGGAAATCCCACGGGGTTTTCAACGGGAAAGTATTTGTAGATAAAATTGCTCAGAAAACCAATGCTTACCAGCAAAATAACAACGTTTTACTAAGCGAAGGCGCCACAATTGACACCAAGCCTCAGTTGGAGATTTTCGCAGACGATGTAAAGTGTTCTCACGGTTGTACAGTCGGACAATTGAACGAAGATGCGTTATTCTATTTAAGAGCAAGAGGTATTTCAAAAAAAGAAGCTCAGGCACTGCTTTTATATGCGTTCGCTAATGATGCGATGCAGAATATTGACATTGAGCCTTTAAAAGAGAAAATTTCAAAGCTTTTGGCGGAGAAACTTGAAGTAGATATAGAGTTCTAA